In Nasonia vitripennis strain AsymCx chromosome 2, Nvit_psr_1.1, whole genome shotgun sequence, a genomic segment contains:
- the LOC103316681 gene encoding proteasome activator complex subunit 4 yields MDLRSGVDLCCIEQISGEFLSTYDMVNEECADALELNYKTAFQRENIFNRLLPYADKLDSEADELLAKIKANLGRCIMLRDIKPGCVTWTTMLQKYVTLYNLRFTKEDHITFIKLMYELVTIPNLELSLVNDFAYRLYMLLRKNDLISPKELELPWRPLFDLFYRVMPKKPDSLKFENYPEPLEDLLDLIVCASKIYFPVNATQEILDEFRPLICPFQDDAMQIIIEGFQLFLPVQLNPEYHSFGHELWFHEFMKLWEVCDSCCHEWGDNMMNLMSKLAYYNIGYIDWEPYIPLMFTRFVQSFNLPVAYKDIARNRTFSICPYYIGIWIASALGNKSKTQTYLDKLLKTVETYSHPANYGSWLESLGELFVTVSYFVVLRINRERYQNNSKKPNWKAPIPDSHKLTDADIDAFVESMIPIAMLGIFNKRCTQLFYDTLKHLVDMRPNLVIPKILEKVYPTLGGDIEPHKMITAMKCMITISRPLVQGSRIRNKEYAFEQGPLHVLPLLFTSLSGIDPNDTNKCFITFRLIATYVTMIPLVDCSQSTAEMSDDDRSVCTETSRFEDFVLQFMDKVFAWIDSNSVVSVRLENNDNNSSRSRSEELAETSLSRVFSALLRQVSPSIFTGALGKLRSFIIEHVLETQVAGQLVGALCKVFCNVNSQETLKALFPFLSEKVLNAIGEGDEILKADNLDNHLLYPLLLLNQLVLTQGKYLLPYMDTLIKVIDKTIMLKSREGNMLGCFTLSSVFKSLSTVSFINVERNLNDPQYPYVQDWGESIKIKETKIDSYTPGEQEEKVLQEMFTRYFVPTVTKIQNFIKSQNSLSRNELQITLKILLNILDGCDAVLPFWSEPPLKLESYENCTERLEPFLGFSGKVHMPDGGNVRYFLVQLMTELQEIMLKNVEDDTKSLTSLQLIWSYLLLGTLRSQVDSCFTFSVTYSVSKNVLDNEMTGNFAWFPTLVLARVNSQHRMRKYCTTAVLTETHKNILLQLLKLSTSQYCIIRIMAQQSLNAALSYFPNAYLVLTPYIIEILKLDPTEHHDAYKGILYLITQNIDHEVCLLVKQDWGFIKSIWNALILSGASEKPSVIQLKDCITEEIIDNFYTTNIKIEIPDNIVALAANLWKGGPIQPSKPLPTQNEITQGEEKLRKQGEMNLKMYNELLDNFLHALVEKKLHWRHRQMAISFIFILICEDVKLPAKVVRFLLNSLISESIEDRQMAIKAMAFVLKQLKKKHVKRKIDVSTNNNHNVKKLASNSVMKVHPGYRSDNAWLQYNYNSRPTNSAEWDEPRYMHKSNVGYYAWPREIEIYAATCEQPSYDKLNLSEQDKEIEQFFGNQQNVDRLIEYFSLEGQSDEDAFSSTRVRMFTGIFRNHGDSFLGNFLPHLRKLVVDKQESSQRCAAEIICGVIKGSKHWPFDMTERLWHEFLPIIRNALNNLTGDTIQDWILCIANASKDRDPNKLHWLLECIMEESPLGQSEASFAECGRLMILQGALITQTWRLSELLNRLLLRFKNRLEESPFQNVRDCLASLLVSIFRPSIKFDSIVSNENPFPEVDEFLENVYPRLQSLLEKDKPSSSLTNVVDVSPSKSSTNAIDSTRERNSKLLKMICKWILETVMLSNLDNLSSFYKIYPIMCQLESNEKDEELSKACSRTLAVLAQTLTQPHHVPAALEAVTAISKSTSWSARASCLEFLQVLVFHNMSILLSNEAWISAIQDIVLHLLEDERLEVREMAAKVLGGLLHCTILPNEEALLDEFKKKARTKLGNKRKRMSEKEEEKSDVTNKIINAARLRHAGVLGMCAFIQAHPYNVPEIIPPIFDCLSPHLNDPEPIPSTIRKTLNDFKRTHCDGWTGLQGLAERFTEEQFALLQDLTVPPSYYA; encoded by the exons ATGGATCTCAGAAGTGGAGTGGACTTATGCTGTATTGAGCAAATTTCTGGCGAATTCCTATCTACCTATGATATGGTAAATGAAGAATGTGCCGATGCCTTAGAATTGAATTACAAGACAGCATTTCAGAgggaaaatattttcaacagaCTCCTTCCTTACGCTGATAAACTTGACAGTGAAGCTGATGAATTGTtggcaaaaattaaagcaaATTTAGGACGATGCATTATGCTAAGGGACATCAAACCTGGCTGTGTAACCTGGACAACTATGTTACAAAA ATATGTAACTTTATACAATTTGAGGTTTACAAAAGAAGATCATATCACTTTCATTAAGCTGATGTATGAATTGGTGACCATTCCAAATCTGGAGCTGTCTTTAGTTAATGACTTTGCCTATCGGCTTTACATGCTTCTTAG AAAAAATGATCTGATATCACCAAAAGAGCTGGAACTACCATGGAGACCTCTGTTCGATTTGTTCTATCGAGTAATGCCAAAAAAACCAGATTCacttaaatttgaaaattatccagaaCCCTTGGAAGATTTGTTAGATTTAATAGTTTGTGCATCGAAAATTTACTTTCCA GTAAATGCAACACAAGAAATATTGGATGAATTTAGGCCTCTTATCTGTCCATTTCAAGATGATGcaatgcaaataattattgaaggttttcaattatttttgccAGTGCAATTAAACCCAGAATACCATTCATTTGGCCATGAATTGTGGTTTCACGAGTTTATGAAGCTTTGGGAAGTTTGTGATTCCTGTTGTCACGAATGGGGAGACAACATGATGAATTTGATGTCAAAATTAGCTTATTATAATATTGGATATATTGACTGGGAACCTTACATACCTTTGATGTTCACAAGATTTGTTCAAAGCTTTAATTTACCTGTTGCCTACAAAGATATAGCAAGAAACAGAACATTTAGCATATGTCCCTACTACATAGGTATCTGGATTGCATCTGCCTTGGGAAATAAATCAAAGACACAAACTTATTTAGACAAATTACTAAAAACAGTAGAAACATACTCTCATCCAGCCAACTATGGCTCTTGGCTTGAAAGTCTTGGAGAATTGTTTGTAACTGTTTCATACTTTGTGGTTTTAAGGATAAACAG GGAACGGTATCAGAACAATTCTAAGAAACCAAATTGGAAAGCACCAATTCCTGATTCTCACAAGTTAACAGATGCTGATATCGATGCATTTGTTGAAAGTATGATACCAATTGCGATGCTAGGAATTTTTAACAAACGTTGCACGCAGTTGTTCTACGATACTTTAAAACATCTCGTTGATATGAGACCAAATCTTGTAATACCGAAAATACTAGAGAAGGTTTATCCCACCCTTGGTGGTGATATAGAACCTCACAAAATGATAACTGCTATGAAGTGCATGATTACAATATCTCGACCATTGGTTCAAGGATCTCGCATTCGTAACAAAG AGTACGCGTTCGAGCAGGGTCCGCTTCATGTGCTTCCATTGCTATTCACCTCTCTTTCGGGCATAGACCCGAACGATACAAACAAGTGTTTTATAACGTTCCGTCTAATTGCAACATACGTTACGATGATACCCCTAGTAGACTGCAGCCAGTCGACCGCCGAGATGAGCGATGATGACCGATCGGTTTGCACCGAAACTTCGCGCTTCGAAGACTTTGTACTGCAATTCATGGATAAAGTATTCGCTTGGATAGACTCAAACTCAGTAGTGTCGGTTCGTCTAGAAAATAACGACAATAATAGTAGTAGGAGTCGCTCGGAAGAGTTGGCTGAAACATCCCTGAGTCGAGTATTCTCGGCGCTTCTCCGACAAGTTAGCCCTTCTATTTTTACTGGTGCGCTCGGGAAGCTGCGTAGCTTTATCATAGAGCATGTACTAGAGACCCAAGTGGCAGGCCAGTTAGTAGGGGCTTTATGCAAAGTGTTTTGTAATGTTAATAGTCAAGAAACTCTGAAGGCTctatttccttttctctcggAGAAGGTGCTCAACGCCATTGGAGAAGGTGACGAAATCCTCAAAGCCGATAATTTAGACAACCACTTGCTCTATCCACTGCTGTTATTGAATCAATTGGTGCTTACTCAGGGAAAGTACCTACTGCCATACATGGATACTTTAATCAAAGTCATTGACAAGACCATTATGCTGAAATCACGTGAGGGCAATATGCTTGGTTGCTTCACTCTCAGCAGCGTTTTCAAGTCGCTCTCGACAGTTTCGTTTATAAATGTTGAAAGAAATCTTAATGATCCACAGTATCCATATGTTCAAGATTGGGGCGAGTCGATTAAGATCAAGGAGACGAAGATAGACTCTTACACTCCTGGCGAACAAGAAGAGAAAGTATTGCAGGAAATGTTTACAAGATACTTTGTACCTACTGTTACGAAGATACAAAACTTCATAAAATCGCAAAACTCGTTATCTAG GAATGAATTACAAATCACattgaaaatacttttgaATATTCTGGATGGCTGTGATGCGGTTTTGCCATTTTGGTCGGAACCTCCTTTAAAACTTGAATCGTACGAGAACTGCACGGAACGACTAGAGCCTTTCCTTGGCTTTTCTGGAAAGGTGCACATGCCCGATGGCGGCAATGTTCGGTATTTTTTGGTACAACTTATGACCGAATTGCAAGAGATCATGTTAAAGAATGTTGAAGACGATACGAAAAGCTTAACGTCATTACAATTG ATTTGGAGTTATTTGCTTCTCGGTACATTGCGATCGCAGGTGGACTCGTGTTTTACATTCTCGGTTACTTATTCCGTATCCAAGAACGTTTTGGACAACGAGATGACTGGAAACTTTGCTTGGTTCCCAACGCTTGTCCTGGCTCGCGTGAATTCGCAACATCGAATGCGAAAATATTGCACTACTGCAGTTTTAACTGAAACTCACAAAAATATTCTGCTGCAATTGTTGAAGCTGAGCACTAGTCAATACTGCATAATCCGCATAATGGCTCAGCAGTCGCTAAACGCGGCACTTAGCTATTTTCCAAACGCATATTTAGTCTTGACACCGTATATTATTGAAATCCTTAAACTCGATCCAACTGAACATCACGATGCCTATAAG gGTATACTATACTTAATAACGCAAAATATCGATCATGAAGTATGCCTGCTAGTGAAGCAGGATTGGGGATTTATTAAAAGCATATGGAATGCTCTGATATTATCTGGAGCTTCCGAAAAACCCTCTGTTATTCAGTTGAAGGACTGCATCACGGAAGAGATTAtagataatttttatacaactaacattaaaatagaaataCCGGACAATATTGTAGCGCTTGCTGCAAATTTATGGAAAGGTGGACCAATACAACCGAGTAAGCCCCTACCTACACAGAACGAAATTACGCAAGGAGAAGAAAAGTTGCGCAAACAAGGagaaatgaatttaaaaatgtataatgagCTCTTAGATAACTTTTTGCATGCTCTAGTGGAAAAGAAGTTGCACTGGAGACATCGTCAGATGGCAATTAGTTTcatctttattttgatttgtGAGGATGTAAAGTTACCAGCGAAAGTAGTACGATTTTTGCTCAACTCCTTGATTAGCGAATCAATAGAGGATAGGCAAATGGCCATAAAAGCCATGGCGTTCGTTCTTAAGCAGCTGAAGAAAAAACACGTCAAG CGAAAAATCGATGTCTCAACAAACAATAATCATAACGTCAAAAAATTAGCGTCCAATTCCGTCATGAAGGTGCACCCAGGTTATCGCTCAGACAACGCCTGGCTCCAATACAATTATAATAGTCGACCCACAAATTCCGCCGAATGGGACGAGCCACGCTATATGCACAAATCTAACGTAGGCTACTATGCTTGGCCTCGCGAGATCGAGATCTATGCTGCAACTTGTGAACAGCCCAGCTATGATAAGCTGAATCTTAGCGAACAggataaagaaattgaacaGTTCTTTGGAAACCAGCAGAACGTTGACCGATTAATCGAATATTTCAGCCTCGAAGGCCAAAGTGACGAAGACGCATTCAGCTCCACTCGTGTACGCATGTTTACGGGCATATTTCGTAACCATGGTGACTCGTTTTTGGGTAACTTTTTGCCACATTTGCGTAAACTTGTAGTTGACAAGCAGGAGAGCTCTCAGCGCTGCGCCGCCGAAATCATTTGTGGTGTTATTAAGGGTTCGAAACACTGGCCTTTTGATATGACCGAGCGGTTATGGCATGAATTCTTACCAATTATTCGCAATGCTCTGAACAATTTAACTGGTGACACTATCCAAGACTGGATCCTTTGTATAGCAAATGCAAGCAAAGATAGAGACCCGAATAAGTTGCATTGGTTACTTGAGTGTATCATGGAGGAATCGCCACTAGGACAGTCGGAAGCCTCGTTTGCGGAGTGTGGAAGACTCATGATCTTACAGGGAGCCCTGATAACGCAGACTTGGAGGCTTAGTGAATTACTTAACCGATTATTACTTCGCTTCAAAAATAGACTGGAAGAAAGTCCCTTTCAGAACGTGAGAGACTGTTTGGCATCGTTACTTGTGTCAATTTTCAGACCAAGTATAAAATTCGATTCAATAGTGAGCAACGAAAATCCCTTCCCGGAAGTCGATgagtttttagaaaatgtttatcCAAGGTTACAATCGCTTCTAGAAAAAGACAAACCGTCGAGTTCGCTAACGAATGTCGTCGATGTGTCGCCGTCGAAGTCTag tacAAACGCAATCGATTCAACACGCGAGCGAAATAGTAAACTATTAAAAATGATCTGCAAATGGATACTTGAGACTGTAATGTTATCGAATCTAGACAATCTTTCTAGTTTCTACAAGATTTATCCAATAATGTGCCAGCTGGAAAGCAACGAGAAGGACGAAGAACTATCGAAAGCATGTTCTAGAACACTTGCTGTTCTAGCCCAGACCCTTACTCAACCCCATCACGTTCCAGCCGCACTCGAAGCAGTGACGGCAATTTCTAAAAGTACATCTTGGTCTGCGAGAGCTAGCTGTCTTGAGTTTCTGCAGGTTCTGGTCTTCCATAACATGAGCATTTTACTGAGCAACGAGGCTTGGATTAGCGCGATTCAGGATATTGTACTACATTTACTGGAGGACGAAAGGCTCGAGGTCAGGGAAATGGCTGCTAAGGTTCTCGGGGGGTTGTTGCATTGCACTATTCTACCAAATGAAGAAGCACTTTTG GATGAGTTTAAGAAGAAGGCGAGAACAAAGCTTGGCAATAAGAGGAAAAGAATGTCagaaaaagaggaagaaaaaagcgatgtgactaataaaataatcaacGCTGCGCGCTTACGACACGCAGGTGTTCTTGGAATGTGTGCTTTTATCCAAGCTCATCCCTACAATGTTCCTGAGATAATTCCACCAATCTTCGATTGTCTCAGTCCGCATCTCAATGATCCCGAACCTATACCC AGTACAATTCGTAAGACATTAAACGACTTTAAGCGTACACACTGTGATGGATGGACGGGTCTCCAAGGCCTCGCTGAAAGATTTACGGAAGAACAATTCGCTCTTTTGCAAGATTTGACGGTGCCACCTTCATATTACGCCTAA